The genomic window GTTTCTTCCAGGAGAGGAAAATTCACAAGTTCAGGTCAGGCAGCAGCAGTATCGGCACTATGGCATGACAATTTTGCGGGTTCAGATCTTCCACCCCCTCCTATGTATACCTTGGAAGACCGCTCAGATTTTTCTCCTGAATCTGGAATTCTGGATTACCCAGTATCCCCTGAAATCAAGTCAGACTTGAGGACTCCTGTTCATGGTTCTGGTCGGGATTTTTTAACTCCAGTAAAAGGCAAATCTGAGGCAAGCACTTCTTCAGCAAGTTTGAGCTGGTGGTCCCCTGCTAAGTCTGGTGGTGATcaagaagagaaaggaaaggGTTCTCCTGTAGAGGGTGTGGTTCAGCCTGGTGCTTTAATAACGCTTCCACCCCCGAGGGAAGTTGCAAGGCCTGAGATGCAGAGGAATTGCTTACCTGCAGGGAATCTTGATGAGGAAGAATGGGTTACTGTTTATGggtactttatttattttttattatcattctcttttatttattcattatcttTGGTCTATTTGTTCTTGTGTATCCTGTCTGTGACTCCAAGCTCTTTTTCCTTTGCGCTTTTAGTCACTTAAAACAGTTTTGATTGAGATAGTTTACTTTTCCAAAGTTCACCAGATTTAGTTCATGGACTCTTTGGAACTATATGATGGAAGATGATACTAATATGCTGTACCTTATTAGCAGATGCTTgttattattactatcattattgtttttgttgtttttatagtaGTGCAATGCAGCTTATTCAAAATATATGGAGTTTGGAATGTTGGTTCTGATTGGGGCATTGGattattctaccttttccttgaTAATAGTGAccttttaaattatatagtaGTAGTTTCATTCTTTAAGGGCATTTAATGTCCCACAGGATATCTGTTTGTTATATGACACTTCAAATgagttgatttttattttcttcttacaTTAATGTATGCCATCATTTTTGAGAAATACGATCATgcacttctttttttattacttatagTAACCTCTGTAGCTTAATTTCTTCCTTGTACTATTTTTCTTCAATGAGTCATATTCTGTTCAGTAGTGACTTGAGTCTAAATGAGGGAATACACCTTCAGATGCTATGTAAAATTAATGTAGGTACTTCATTTTTGTTTGCACCTCCTTAATTTGAGGTCACAAATAGCAATCGTGTAGCTCAAAGAGTGTTTCACATTTTTGAGTGGGTTGAAAGCCAACCCAAGGTCAATCCAATGGATTACATGTTTGTCTTGAATAATACAATCTACTGGTAAACTGCAAACCAAATCAAGCTTGACCCAAGTTGTGCCTGTTTTAAGACCaatcatatgtatatatataggttttaTTTGCATTTAGGTTTTTCTTAAGctgttttcttccatttttgttGCTATTCATATGCCACTGAAATCATATTTGGAACTGCAATTTTAACATGGAGTCCATCATAGAAACACATGAACTAAATAAtgtacatatatgtatatatgtatgtatgtatgtataggttttatttggtttttctttagctgtgttcttccatttttttttggctaTTGATATGCCACTGAAATCATATTTGGAACTGCAATTTTAATACGGAGTCCATAATAGAAACAAAAGAACTAAATAGTAAATACATATTCATGatcttataaagaaaaaaaggagaaaactcTAATAGATCAAGCAGAGACGAAGAATAGAATAAGAACTGGAGGAAACGGAGAATTTAAGGTGAGGGTGGACTAGTTGTAATAACTGCAAGCATTAGGAATAAAACCAAGAAAATCAAGGTTAGGTCCTTCAGTGGATCATAAAAGAGTCTCATCCTATGCTTCAATTCTTGGTTATGAGTTCTTTTCATAGGTAACCGATATGTATGCTTTTGTTTGTGGTCCTTTCTTTTGGGGCTGTCATGCTACGTGGAattgaacctagaacctcctCTACCCCCCCTCCCACCATGCATTTTATTCCGTATATAAACTTATTTCAACAACCATTGATATTCTGATCATAGAGGCTAGGATGGCTTGCTCAATGACCTAGCCCAATTCCTACCTGAATCATGATTGGGATCATGTTGATTTTTTCCAACTCAATTCCACACAGCTGTTGAAGTACTTGCCCAAGCCCTAGTGGTAGGGTCAAGAACTCAAGCATGTTTCTTCCTTCTGTGGGCATGAACTTAAGAGAATTCAAGCCTAGGGACAACTTATAAGCACTTACCTTGAGCGCACTGCATCTAGAACTATGTCTATGATAGTGCCTTCATTGTTGGTGTGGTACTTTATGTAGTTGCAATATTTACATTTTGTTTTATCAAATACATAATACCCATCTAGACCCCTAACACtaattttcaatctctcttTCCAGATTTTCCCCAGGGGATACTAATTTAGTTCTGCGAGAGTTTGAAAAGTGCGGTGTGATTTTGAAACATGTGCCAGGCCCACGAGATGCTAATTGGATACACATTTTATATCAGGTTCTCCTTCCTTCCCATGATTTTAAGTTTGATTGGTTCATGCTTTTCTATTATTAAGCATTCATatcctcattttctttaaaagatgtTATCATCATTTTGTCAAGAAAAAAGTGAGCAGCCGTGATCATAAGATGTATATATGTAgtgaaaataagaataaaaagggTAATAGAAGTGAAAGATATCCTTGTTCCTTGTAACTACTCATGAGTCCTTCCTGGAAACCAAGAAAACAAGCAAGTTGAACCTGACTTCAATCTTGTTTGGAAATTGTGTTAGGTTAGCATTTTCAGTGAAAAAGCCCTATGTACTTCACTTCAAAGCCAATTGGGTTCATACTCGTCTGGGAGGTTCTGTGATTGAAAAATTCCCCCTGCATGTATATATTATCCCCTCTTTTCTTTAATGTATTTGATGACACTGGTGGTGCATAACGTTAAAACAATCCACTTTAGATGGTTGAATTCTCATTTCTTGGAATTAGCAGTCATCTTACCGTGTTCTGGTTTCTTTTTGGGCTATATTAATGATaatgttttatctttaattGATAGGTTTgacttttgttttttccctttgaTTAATGGGTtgttataacatatttttcattattatctaATTGTTTATTAACGAAAACATGGTTTCACTGCCATAGCATTTTGTAGAAAAGATTTCCAGAAATACCTATTAGcgcattttaaaaatatctccagtgctatatttaatattttatatgttagtCACATTAGATACTCTCTACTGAGgctttgcctatcaaaaaatatattagtcACATTAGGTGAATGAAAAATTCTATTATTGTAATATGGGATTCAAGTTCTACTGTTACATGTGATGTCTGCCATGGGGGATTTAATTTGACAATCTAATCTGTCCATATGCCCCCCATGCATTGTGCTCACCCTTCATGATGAATTACTCTCTGCATTTGCTTTAGTGGCAGGATGTCTGCCCTTTCCAGCTAACTGTGGTTGCAGTGGGACTTCTTTGAGCGAACCGGAGTATCTAGTGTTAAAAGTAGAGCTAGTTGAATCACAGTTATTGTTTGATTGTCTTGTttctgtttcattttttattttccttctgcAGAATCGATCTGATGCTCAGAAAGCTCTCAGCAAGAATGGGATGCAAATAAATGGAGTTCTTATTGTGGGCGTGAAACCATTGGATCCAATGCAGCGCCAGGCTCTGAATGAAAGGCTTAACAATCAAGGATTTATGACTTTACCCCCTCCAGCATCCAGTAGAAGCTTGGAGTCAAACCCTTTGAGAGTCTCTCCTCGCCCttattatcttcaaaatggAAGTAATGCCCGACAGTCATCTGGTGCCATTGCTTCTCCAGCAAAATCAGTGGTGTCAAAGATCATGGATTTGATGTTTGGTGTGTAGACAAACAAACCGGTTTCTTGCTCTCTTATTTGTGCTTTTATGGTGTGCTTTCTTCTGATGGCAAAACATGCATGATGAGATAGTAATATTAGAATTGAGGTTTAGGAGCGCATCTTTTCAGCTTTCATCGGCTTCTGACAAGGGTCTTTTGGAAGTTCCATTGTTGGCCCAGATCGGCAGGTTAAATTCTTGTTGTGGTTATGGTTATTGGCTAAAAATATAGATGACCTATTATTCCAGATTGAGAAATGTTACCAATTCCTCCGGGTTCAGAAATTgttcatttctttttgttatggTCATGGGGCTTGTATAAGGTCTTACAAGACCACTCCTTGAATGTTGTGACAGCAGATTATCAATTGAGATCAAAATTTAAGTATGCTATACTGACTCATCTGaagatttttgttatttttatggCTAAACACTGTTGGCATGTTGATGGGGCAATACACTGATCTATCAATGGATAAGGGAAAGTGAAAGAACAATCCAGGTacctgtgtttttttttttgtatactgTACGTGAAGTTGAACACACTTGAGTCACTCCAGAAGTGGAATTAATTAATGACTTGTCCCAACTTTTGATTTTTCTGTGAAGGTGACCTGCTCCAGGCTCCAGGCTCCATGCATTTATTGGGTGTTTGGTGTTTGGTGAGTTATTTCAGTGGTTACAAATTGTCTTTATGTTctcttaggctatgtttgttccctaaagtttgaaggaaactaggagggaaagaaaattgggaggaaaagtaggaggaaagaaaaaatataaaaaaataaatttgaagtcaataaattatttttatatattatttcaaatttttttttaatggatataactcttttatatatagattaaataatttaaaaatatacaaatttcttaataatcttaattatatttaattttttttcacatttttttatagtaagatcaaatataagaaaatcattttttttttctaatactttatgtaaccaaacataattttagtGTCTTTTTGTAGAGGTTTTCTTGATCAACCAGATtgagataaaaatagaaaaatagtaCTTTCTTACCGATGATGATGCATCAAACAGAAATGAAAcaattcaaatttataaatgtaaCCCATCACATATTTAATTTTCCATGGAAAATACTCAATCTTTTCTTGTAGAGgtaacattttcttttgaaactcTTGTAAAATACAGGTTATATTTGAAGTTTAAAGATGGGAGGATTTcattcttttaatcaaataacccatgAACTAATGGTGATGTATTGGATTACAGAATAATGCTTATCTTCATTTGGATCAAAGAATAGCATAGGGACATTATTTTTAGTCA from Vitis vinifera cultivar Pinot Noir 40024 chromosome 9, ASM3070453v1 includes these protein-coding regions:
- the LOC100244686 gene encoding nuclear pore complex protein NUP35; the protein is MSTTVQRTPRSGRQSLFFQDLASPVSSRRGKFTSSGQAAAVSALWHDNFAGSDLPPPPMYTLEDRSDFSPESGILDYPVSPEIKSDLRTPVHGSGRDFLTPVKGKSEASTSSASLSWWSPAKSGGDQEEKGKGSPVEGVVQPGALITLPPPREVARPEMQRNCLPAGNLDEEEWVTVYGFSPGDTNLVLREFEKCGVILKHVPGPRDANWIHILYQNRSDAQKALSKNGMQINGVLIVGVKPLDPMQRQALNERLNNQGFMTLPPPASSRSLESNPLRVSPRPYYLQNGSNARQSSGAIASPAKSVVSKIMDLMFGV